GAAAGCACATGAGGATAATGAAAAGGGTTGCAAGTCGAAAATTTTTTAGATAAAGATACTTGCAAAACAGAAGCAGATTCATTATTATAATAATTGTGTTAGCACTCAAGTGTTAAGAGTGCTAATAAAAAATAAACCATTACATATGAAACCAAGGAGGTTGTTTTCATGTTAAAGCCATTAGGCGATCGCATTGTAATTGAACTTGTTCAATCAGAGGAAAAAACGGCAAGTGGTATCGTATTACCGGACTCTGCGAAAGAAAAACCTCAAGAAGGTAAAGTAGTAGCAGTAGGAACTGGCCGCGTACTAGAAAGCGGAGAGCGTGTAGCACCTGAAGTAGCAGAAGGCGACAGCGTCATCTTCTCTAAATACGCAGGAACTGAAGTGAAATTCGAAGGAAGAGAACTTCTAATCCTTAAAGAAACAGACGTACTTGCAGTAGTAAGCAAATAATTTGATCAATAAGCGGAGGCTAACCGAACCAGCCCCGCATCTTATAAAATTTTAAACGTGTTGATTGTAGCGGAAGGTGTGAGACTCCGGCGGGAGATAGCGGTAGCTTGAGACCCCACAGCGCAGCGAGGAGGCTCAAGCACACGCCCCGCGGAAAGCGAACACCTGCAGCGAAAATCAACCGAGCAACAACCAAAATTCATCTAATTTCCTAAGGAGGTCTATCTATCATGGCAAAAGAGATTAAGTTCAGTGAAGAAGCCCGTCGCTCCATGCTTCGCGGTGTAGACAAACTAGCTGATGCAGTGAAAGTAACATTAGGACCAAAAGGACGTAACGTAGTACTTGAAAAGAAATTCGGTTCTCCACTAATCACAAATGATGGTGTAACAATCGCGAAAGAAATCGAACTTGAAGATGCATTCGAAAACATGGGTGCGAAACTTGTAGCTGAAGTTGCAAGCAAAACAAACGACGTTGCTGGTGACGGTACAACAACTGCAACAGTTCTTGCGCAAGCAATGATCCGCGAAGGATTAAAGAACGTAACAGCTGGTGCAAACCCAATGGGTATTCGTAAAGGTATCGAAAAAGCGGTTGCGGTTGCAATCGAAGAATTAAAAACAATCTCCAAGCCAATCGAAGGTAAAGCTTCCATCGCACAAGTTGCAGCAATCTCTGCAGCAGACGAAGAAGTTGGCCAACTGATTGCAGAAGCGATGGAACGCGTTGGTAACGACGGCGTTATCACTTTAGAAGAATCCAAAGGCTTCACAACTGAGCTTGAAGTAGTAGAAGGTATGCAATTCGACCGTGGATATGCATCTCCATACATGGTAACAGACTCTGATAAAATGGAAGCAGTTCTTGAAAACCCTTATGTGTTAATCACAGATAAGAAAATCACGAACATCCAAGAAATCCTTCCAGTTCTTGAGCAAGTAGTACAACAAGGCAAGCCATTGTTACTGATTGCAGAAGACGTAGAAGGCGAAGCGTTGGCTACATTAGTAGTGAACAAATTACGTGGAACATTCAATGCAGTAGCGGTGAAAGCTCCTGGATTCGGTGACCGTCGTAAAGCAATGCTTCAAGACATCGCAGTACTAACTGGCGGAGAAGTGATCACAGAAGAACTAGGTCTTGACCTAAAAACTGCGAACATCAGCCAATTAGGACGCGCTGACAAAATCGTTGTAACAAAAGAAAACACGACAGTTGTAAACGGACACGGCAACACAGAAGAGATCCAAGCTCGCGTTGGCCAAATCCGTGCACAATTAGAAGATACAACTTCTGAATTTGACCGCGAAAAATTACAAGAGCGCCTAGCTAAAATCGCTGGCGGCGTAGCTGTAATCAAAGTTGGAGCGGCAACAGAAACAGAACTTAAAGAGCGCAAACTTCGCATTGAAGATGCTCTTAACTCCACACGTGCTGCTGTAGAAGAAGGAATCGTAGCCGGTGGTGGTACTGCTCTTGTAAACATCTACAACCAAGTGGCAGCAATCCAAGCGGAAGGCGACGAAGCAACAGGTATTAAAATCGTTCTTCGCGCAATCGAAGAGCCTGTACGCCAAATCGCGCACAACGCTGGTCTAGAAGGATCTGTCATCGTAGAACGCCTGAAAAAAGAAGAAATCGGCATCGGATTCAACGCAGCAACTGGCGAGTGGGTTAACATGCTTGAAGTTGGAATCGTAGATCCTACGAAAGTAACTCGCTATGCACTTCAAAACGCAGCAAGCGTATCTGCGATGTTCCTAACTACTGAAGCAGTAGTAGCAGACATCCCAGAAGAAAACGCTGGCGGCGGAATGCCTGACATGGGCGGCATGGGTGGAATGGGCGGAATGATGTAATAATACCCCCAAACCCTTTGAGGCTCTAATGTTTCCGCAACAGAGTCACTTGAAATTTAACATTCGTTTAACGGAGGCCCTGCATAAGTTCACTAAACTTATTAGCGGTCTCTTTTTTCTTGGGTTTGGTAACATGTAGGTAGATGTTTTTAGTTGTATCACATTTTGAATGACCCAAGCGATCCATAATATCGATTAACTCAACTCCCAATTCTGCTAATAGAGATGTATGAGTGTGACGAAGGGAGTGTGGAGTAAGTTGAAGATTTAGATCAATCATTTTTAAAAGCCGTTCCATTCTGTTTTCAACTTTTTTTGGGTATGTGGGATAACCGGCATATTCCTTGCTTTCCTCTGCAAACACAAAACCTTTGTCATAATAACTATTTCCGTGACGCAACTTAATTTTATTCTGAAGTACTTTGTGTTTGCTTAGCACGTCTAAAGTATAATCATCCACTACAATAGTCCGTCTTGCTTTCTTTGTTTTAGGTGGGCCTAATTTATACTTTTTGATGTTGTTTGTATCATTCTTATAGGTTTTATTTATTCTTATAGTACCTTTCTGGAAATCAATATCTTTCCATTTTAATGCACATAATTCTCCATTACGGATACCAGTATAGCTGAGAGTTACAAAAGCTGTGTGATCAAATCCTATACCCTTCTTTTCGGCAGTTGCTAAGAACAAAGCAAGCTCTTCTTTCTCAAGATATTTGAAAGTTTCCTTTTCTTTTTCTAATTCCTCTACTGTTTTTTGTATTACAGGTACGTAGGAATCTACAGATGGATCTTTTTTTATAAAGCCATTTTTAAATGCCTTTTTAAATATCATACGTCCAGTAACATGAATACTTTTCAAGGTGTTTTCAGCATAACCACGCTCTTTCAAGCCATCTAAAGAGGACTGAAATTGTTTTTCTGTAATTTTTTTTAATTTAATTTTAGCAAGAAAATCTAAAAGCCTATTGATATCCTTTTCTCTTATTCTTACAGTACCAGGAGATACTTTTCCAGTGGCTTCATACTCTAAAATAAACTGTTTGGAGTAATCTTCAAAGGTAATATCAGTTTCTATGATATAACTACCCTGGTGAATCTCATTTAAAAATTTTACTAATGCATCTTCGGCCTCTTTTTTGGTTTTGAAGGTAAACTTTCCTCTTTGTCTCCTTTTCCCTGTCTTTGGATGATTTCCAATATCGACTAGGTAGCCCCAATTTCCTTTACACCTGCATTTCTTTTTCTTATCTTTAGGGCATTTGCATTTTGGTTTATAGACTTTTCCTTTCAATTGTTTGCCTCCTGTTTTTATTTATTTTCTAATTTTACCTAATTCTTACTATCATTGATTGATTTTAAAACATGCTCAGGTATCGCTCAAATTTTTGACATGGGAATTTTTTTGAGAATTAAAATTCAATTTTCACTACCTATTTTTTTTACTATCTTGAGCATTATTGTTTATTATAGAAAAAGTATGTTGGGATGGATATCATAAGCGATAATCCATACTAGTAATTGAAGTATAATTTAAATGTGTAGCAAAGTAGTCCAAAAGAACATTAATAAGTTACAGGAAAAAAATTTTAACTAAAAGTTTATCCCTTGCAATAGCCTGGGAGCAATTCATGGTGTAACCTAGTTAATGAGGAAGTAAAAAGGTAAAAGAAGATAAACAGTTTGTAAAGAGGCAAATCATTCATTTTTATGACTTTCTTTTATTCTTCGATACTTTAGATAACAAGTATTTAAATGCTGCCAGAAGCACTGGAGCAGAGGCCTGTAACCAGGTTCTGTTCTGGTGCTTTTTTAGTAAGATTTATGTAAGTGAAGAGCATTTAAATAAATTTTGAAAATTATTAGGGGGAGATAAAGTGACCAGAGAGGAATTACCAGCTATTTTAACTGCTCAAAATATCGCTGACTATCTTAAAATATCTCGTAGAAGAGTATATGAACTTTTTCAGATAAGCGAAGAAGCTGGAGGAATTAAATGTTTTGAAATTGGTCTAACGAAGCGAGTAGAAGTAGAGGATTTTTTTGCTTGGTTAGATAGATTGAAAAAGGTGAAACAACAAAAGTATAAATAGGAGTAGTCAGAAGCTTATGAATGAGGGAGAAATTTTTTCTCCTTCAATTAAATCTGCTGTTACTATTGTGAAGGCTATATCATAAAATCTGATATTACTAATAAGAAAGGAAGATTGTTTTGGTGAAGATCAACAAAGTTCCTCTTAAAAAAGATTATGTACAAATACCCAACTCTACTGCTCTTGCTGTAGAAAAAAACATTTCACTGCAAGCGTTAGGTTTAATTGTTAACTTATGGAGTTATAACGTAGAGAAATGGGACCTACATAAAACCGAAGTATATAAAAGGTTTGAAAAAAACAAAAAAACTAGTGTTTCTAACGCGTGGGATGAACTGGTTGAAGCAAATTTCATTATCGAATTTAAGTATCGTAAAGGGAGAGTCTGGGAATATGAGTACTATTACCGTATTCAGCCGTTCTCTGAAGAGGAGAAAAAAGATTTGTTAGAAGAAAGCGCCCGCCACCTCAAAGTGCCTTCGACTTCTGATTTTCAAGAGCTCAAAATGAGTAGTACAAAAGGAACAGTTCAAAAACAGCAGATAATAAATAATAGACCTATTGAAGAATTAAATAACGAAAAACAAATTAAAGACAAATTAGACCTTAATCTTAACCCAGAAGAAAAAGAAGGAAAGGGAAATTTGTTTTCAAATGTTTTGCAAAATCTAAAAATACCGGATGGAGTAAAAAGACTGTTATACGATTACAACATTCAAGGTTATGGTGATGATAAAGTTATAGCTAATTATCGTTCATTTGATGTTTTTGAATTGGAAATCTTCTATAATACAAGCTCTTATGTTAAAGAGAACGTGAAATCTGACGATTTATTTTTTATCAATCAACACGAATTTACTCAAATAGTACAATCTATCCTTAAAAAAGGGCCAGAAAAAATAGATACTACTTTTGGTATTCTTAGAGACTACACATTAAGGAAACTTAGTTATAAAGAAGAAAACTTTAAATATAATAACGTAGCAGATAATAACTTTTCAGAACCTAACACTGGTCAGCCTCCGTGGTTTAGTTTATTACCTTGAACACCATACCCATTAACTCTATAAATTGAATACTAGATGGTATTGTTTGAAGTACTCTTTATACTCCTTTATAGTATGTAGAGCAAATAATCACAATGATTAACACTATTATTCTATACAGGTAAATGTTACCATTATTAAAGGGGTGTTTAATCATGTCTGGAACTATTAATAGGGTGGTAGAAGAATTTATTGTTAGTGTAGCACGTGCTTGTTACAAAAGCGATAAATCATGTGTACATATCTTAGCTGATACTATTGAAGGAGTGGTTTATAGGCCTATTCCTAAAATTGCATCAAATAAAACTCCGAGAAAAGTAGATCCTTTGGTAATTTGTCGAGTTGATGGTGACATGATTGAAGAGTTAAGTATGGAGGCAGGAAAAGAGTATTATAGTCAGGAGTGGCTGGAATATGTGATTAAGCAATTGGTTAAGGGAGAGTTTTATGTAAGTTATCGCAGGTACAAAAGGAAAGTAAAACAAAATTTACAGAAGGAGTGGTGAAAATGTCAGATAGTCACGATAGCTTCACCGAAGCTGTAGAAAAGCTAAAAAAAGTTGCAAGAGAGTTAGAGCCAACAAATGAAGAAAATAATGAATGGTGTAATTTGGTTAGTGAGATGGGCAATTTAGATGTTGCACCTGAACTAGTTTTAAAAATGAAACCACAGTTGCTACATTACGATATTATCAGTAAATATTTACCGCATAAATGGGAAATGCCTAGAGATGGTAGATTGCTTTATTCAGATAGAGAGTTGCTAGAAGCATTGAAATTAATAATTTTCAATTCGGGAGTAAAGAATACTTTGGATTTAATACCACGTGAGCTTATTGAAGCATATTTACACAAAAAAGAAAATTCGACCAAGTAATCCCTTTAACTCCTTTTCATACACTTATTATTTTAATTAAGTGAAAGAACCATAGCGACTAAATGTCGTTGTGGTTTTTTGTTAATAATAATAAGCACTTTGCTGTTTGAATTTTTATAATATCTTCCTTCAAGTCTATCCCTCCCCCAATATTAAAAATCTTTATATACTCAGTAAAAAAACCATTATAAAGAAATTTATAAAATTTTGGAAAAAAACTCATACTATTTTCCTTTTTTCAGAACAATCAAATATAATAATAGTAGGAGGGATAAAAAAAGGGGTTCTTTTATTAATAATGAAAATATATTTAAATTCTTTGAGCAATTTAAGAGTGGTGGGACAACGAATGATTAATTTATTATTAAAGGAAGATCTTAATGAATAAAAATTTTATTGTATCAAATGTATTAAAGACAAATAATTTAAAAATGAATAAAAATAGAGAGTTTGACGATTATACCCACCTAAAAGTGAATGATAGCATTCACTTTTATTCTCCAAAAATTAATACTTTTCCCTTAAATACAAACATAAATGGTATAGAATTTAAAGATTCCCATCCTGTGTCTAGATGGAATACCAGGGTTGGTCCAAAACTAACTGAAAATCAATTACTGAATATATTAAATCAGCTCAAATTACTACCTCATAGAATAAGAAAAATAGAAGATGGTGTAGGAATCATTGATTGCGATATTCTCTTCACGTACAAAATATCAGAAAACAATATAATAATAATCACAACTTTTTATGGACGACTATCACTCAATCATTCCCTAAAACAATTTCAGTCACTAAGAAAATATAACAAAACTAACAAGGAACAAGTTTATTTGCAAATCAAAGAGGATGTACTTGATGAACAAAATCCTCCTGCTATCCCAAAGTTTTTTATGGACTTTAGTGGGACTATAACAAAATACATTCTGGAAGGATATGTGGTTGTTGGTAAAAAACTACCTGTATTTTATGTTTGTTGTGGGACAGATCATAGTGAAGAAGTTCTATATATAGATGTTAATTGCAATTCAGATGTAAAGATTAATAAAAACATTCTAAAAGTTTTATTCAAAATGCGCTATTCAGATTTTGTGTGGAATTATCTGCAAAATCACTATAAAGAGCAAGTTAGTTTGTTAGAAAGGAAGTTCACTAATAAAAAAATTTAAATAATGTAGGTGTAGGAAAGCGAATATTTTAAAACGAATAATCTTATGCTTAGAACAGAGAGAGTTTTTGCTGTTGAACATGCTCAAAAATATTTATTTGTCTTAATTACTATTAAAAGCAAAACTAGAATAAAAGATTAAGGAATGGAGCATTAGAGAACGGATAGGGGAGTGTTGTTGAGGAATTATTTATATTTAGGTGCACTGAAAACTGTGAGCATGGATGAATTGTTTGTATCAATTTTGAAAACTATAAAAATCTTTGAAAAATGAAGTGGATATTGAAGTAGTTGCAAATGAAACTAAATAAGTTATGAGAATCAAAAAAATCATAATCGATCGATGATAGGAGTTGGTTAATATGAAAAGGATTTTGAAGGATAAAGGTTATAAACAAGTTCTATATTTACAAACTGAGTGCCAATATAACAAGTTGGAAGATGCTACTGGTAAGGAAGATGCTGTGTTGTTTCAAATGGGCCAATATAGTTTAATAGGTCATCAAATTGATTCTGGTGTTACTTGTTCAGTTGCAGAAGCTCGTAAATTCGCTAATTATATTTTGTCACTTTGTGATTCTATTGAACAATCTACTCCAAAGCAATTTACAGAAGATATAACGGATATTAAATTAAAGCGAGTAAGACCAGAAGATATTTTTGAGGAGGATTTAGATTAATGCATAAGAAAATGATACCGCCACCATTACAATTACACACTTTTCTTAAATTCATTACTCCTAATACCCTTGGGGCTGTTCGTGAATTTTTCGCTACTTACGAAGATAGAGTTTTCTTGAAAGAAGGTGCTGACCGTAATGGTAATCTTGAATTAGTGTTTGCTGGAATAGAAAAAGATCGTTATGCAGTAAATTATTTAACCATTAAGTTTTTATATAGAAGAGAAGGCAAAGATGTTTGCTTGGTCGATTATCGTACCGGAGAAAAGGAAGTAAAAATAGTTATTGCAAATGCAATAGAAAGAAAAACATCAAAGACATGGTGGGAACATTACCGCAGGATTTCTACATGGTACTTGGACCCAGAATTGTCTAATAAAAAAATCACTCAGAATTTCCGGATTTGACGATTCAGACTTTAAACCAACTAACATAACTCCAGAAATGAAAGTTTTAATTCAAGAGTTACTTTCCGAAGTGAACAAAGAATAGGAGGAATGAACATGCCAGAAGCTTTCCGTATTATCCTTTATATATTGTTTATGTCTCTTAATATAGCTATTGGTATATTTGTGATCGCAACTGTCTTTTTGCTCTTCCGATATCTCCATATAAAAATATTGCATTTCAGGACTTACATAGTTAAACGAAAAATAAAAAAACTAGAAGAAAAAGAAGGGTGAATATCAAATGGATACAACATTAATTATTATTCTTGTCGTATTAGCCTTACCGATAGTTGTTGTTTTTTCATACCTTTTAATCAAAGAAGAATTACACAAAAGAAAAATGAAGTATTATCGGTTGGTTGCTTGGAATACCAGATTTAAAGATCCCAATTTTACCAAAACGAAATCTGAACTTAAGGCTGAACTTAAAGTCGAAGAAAGAAAAAGAATGAAAACTAGATTGAGTGTTGTTCGTAATGATTATTCTAAGTAAATTAATCACTTTATCTGCTTCTATCGCTCTAGTCCTTTGGTCTTTGGATAAAATCAAAAAAGAGAAAAGGTATCTGCAGATACCATCGTTATATTAGTACTAGTTATGATAAATATATGTATTTACACGTTCTTGTTTGAAGATAAATAAAAAGAGAAAGGGTTGTATTTATTATGAAAACACTTTTTGCAATTAAGGATTATTTTACGCAGTCAATGCGTGTTTATGGATGGGCGATGTACACGCTTGGTTTTATAGGAGGATTTCTAGCTGCATGGTCATATTTTTCTTAATCTTTGTCTTTTGACCTTCCCCCCTTAAAGACCATCTTTATACTTTAAATTTTGTAATTTCTGTAATA
This window of the Sutcliffiella horikoshii genome carries:
- the groES gene encoding co-chaperone GroES, translating into MLKPLGDRIVIELVQSEEKTASGIVLPDSAKEKPQEGKVVAVGTGRVLESGERVAPEVAEGDSVIFSKYAGTEVKFEGRELLILKETDVLAVVSK
- the groL gene encoding chaperonin GroEL (60 kDa chaperone family; promotes refolding of misfolded polypeptides especially under stressful conditions; forms two stacked rings of heptamers to form a barrel-shaped 14mer; ends can be capped by GroES; misfolded proteins enter the barrel where they are refolded when GroES binds), which produces MAKEIKFSEEARRSMLRGVDKLADAVKVTLGPKGRNVVLEKKFGSPLITNDGVTIAKEIELEDAFENMGAKLVAEVASKTNDVAGDGTTTATVLAQAMIREGLKNVTAGANPMGIRKGIEKAVAVAIEELKTISKPIEGKASIAQVAAISAADEEVGQLIAEAMERVGNDGVITLEESKGFTTELEVVEGMQFDRGYASPYMVTDSDKMEAVLENPYVLITDKKITNIQEILPVLEQVVQQGKPLLLIAEDVEGEALATLVVNKLRGTFNAVAVKAPGFGDRRKAMLQDIAVLTGGEVITEELGLDLKTANISQLGRADKIVVTKENTTVVNGHGNTEEIQARVGQIRAQLEDTTSEFDREKLQERLAKIAGGVAVIKVGAATETELKERKLRIEDALNSTRAAVEEGIVAGGGTALVNIYNQVAAIQAEGDEATGIKIVLRAIEEPVRQIAHNAGLEGSVIVERLKKEEIGIGFNAATGEWVNMLEVGIVDPTKVTRYALQNAASVSAMFLTTEAVVADIPEENAGGGMPDMGGMGGMGGMM
- a CDS encoding tyrosine-type recombinase/integrase, giving the protein MKGKVYKPKCKCPKDKKKKCRCKGNWGYLVDIGNHPKTGKRRQRGKFTFKTKKEAEDALVKFLNEIHQGSYIIETDITFEDYSKQFILEYEATGKVSPGTVRIREKDINRLLDFLAKIKLKKITEKQFQSSLDGLKERGYAENTLKSIHVTGRMIFKKAFKNGFIKKDPSVDSYVPVIQKTVEELEKEKETFKYLEKEELALFLATAEKKGIGFDHTAFVTLSYTGIRNGELCALKWKDIDFQKGTIRINKTYKNDTNNIKKYKLGPPKTKKARRTIVVDDYTLDVLSKHKVLQNKIKLRHGNSYYDKGFVFAEESKEYAGYPTYPKKVENRMERLLKMIDLNLQLTPHSLRHTHTSLLAELGVELIDIMDRLGHSKCDTTKNIYLHVTKPKKKETANKFSELMQGLR
- a CDS encoding helix-turn-helix domain-containing protein; this encodes MTREELPAILTAQNIADYLKISRRRVYELFQISEEAGGIKCFEIGLTKRVEVEDFFAWLDRLKKVKQQKYK